One Solanum lycopersicum chromosome 4, SLM_r2.1 DNA window includes the following coding sequences:
- the LOC138348101 gene encoding uncharacterized protein: MSRFLMGVFDNLMEECHSAVLHDNMNISRIMVHAQQVEKTKVRRKSREAKKTKSYEGCSSKGRLDIQEKPRFKKRFSNQFPSKFSKAHDERVSNPKTQKGRGTSSPIKQPICVKCVNKHYGDSLVRTDNFFGCGESGHKVKDCRKLKGQDKVRGITKASGSNVDAPNKNHFYALRSKG, encoded by the coding sequence atgagtcgtTTTCTTATGGGGGTGTTTGATAACTTGATGGAAGAATGTCATTCGGCTGtgcttcatgataatatgaatatctctCGTAttatggttcatgctcaacaagtggaaaaAACTAAGGTAAGGAGAAAGAGTAGGGAGGCCAAGAAGACCAAGTCTTATGAAGGTTGTTCCTCTAAGGGTAGGCTTGACATTCAAGAaaagcctaggttcaagaagaggttttctaaTCAATTTCCTTCCAAATTTTCCAAGGCTCATGATGagagggtgtctaaccctaagactcaaaagggaagaggtacAAGCTCACCAATAAAGCAGCCAATTTGTGTAAAATGTGTCAACAAGCACTATGGTGATTCCTTAGTTAGGACGGACAATTTCTTTGGGTGTGGCGAGAGTGGCCACAAGGTTAAGGATTGTCGTAAATTGAAGGGTCAAGACAAAGTGAGAGGGATAACTAAAGCTAGTGGTTCTAATGTGGATGCTCCaaataagaatcacttttatgcacTTCGCTCaaaggggtga